The proteins below are encoded in one region of Ferroplasma acidiphilum:
- the pheS gene encoding phenylalanine--tRNA ligase subunit alpha: MEKNEISPNEYKVLNFIKNRSDVPEEDIDVDTDRRIVSSSISYLEFKNLINVNKVTEESVSITEEGKKYIENGFPEEKLYNFLAKHEKCSMKEVVDYMGSDYKIAIANTAKLGIKPANGEMALHGEKLDDIFRNKRMELSGISNGKIPDKVTLDEFLHRGLAAKRKYTKRIININESGKEALESYGKDDYFEMLTPSLIASGKWRDAKFRPYDLNSRVEPLNGAGLHPLTYLIEKVRKIFLEMGFTEMHGHFIEYTGWNMDMLFIPQDHPARDLQDTYYVESKNPVEFENPEILDKVKRVHEHGYGKYSGWNYKWSEDEAKKLILRTHTTVNTIRYLYNHRDKPQYIFSIEKVFRHESVDWKHLSELYQIEGAVYGSDVNLSTLKWLLTEFYSRLGFKNIRLIPSYYPYTEPSMDVAVDINGKEVELGGSGIFRPEVTKPMELKEPVLAFGLGLERLAMLYYNFNDIREIYNSDLDWLKNYKIKF; the protein is encoded by the coding sequence ATGGAAAAGAATGAGATAAGCCCGAATGAATATAAAGTTTTGAATTTCATAAAAAACCGCAGTGATGTGCCTGAAGAGGATATAGATGTTGATACTGACAGGCGCATTGTTTCAAGTTCTATCTCATATCTGGAATTTAAAAATTTAATCAATGTAAACAAAGTGACAGAGGAATCTGTTTCTATCACAGAGGAGGGAAAAAAATACATTGAGAATGGATTCCCTGAAGAGAAATTGTACAATTTCCTGGCTAAGCATGAAAAGTGCTCCATGAAAGAGGTAGTAGATTACATGGGCAGTGACTATAAAATTGCCATTGCAAACACTGCAAAACTCGGAATAAAACCGGCAAATGGCGAGATGGCATTGCACGGTGAAAAACTTGATGATATTTTCAGGAATAAAAGAATGGAATTGTCTGGCATCAGCAATGGGAAAATTCCGGATAAAGTCACCCTGGATGAGTTTTTACACAGAGGGCTTGCAGCAAAACGGAAATACACAAAGAGGATAATTAATATAAATGAAAGTGGGAAAGAAGCGCTGGAAAGCTATGGAAAAGATGATTATTTTGAAATGCTTACACCCTCATTGATTGCCTCTGGAAAATGGAGAGATGCAAAATTCCGCCCATATGACCTGAATTCCAGGGTAGAACCTTTAAATGGAGCCGGCCTGCATCCACTTACGTATTTAATTGAGAAGGTAAGGAAAATTTTTCTGGAGATGGGGTTCACAGAAATGCACGGCCATTTCATCGAATACACTGGATGGAATATGGATATGTTATTTATACCGCAGGACCATCCAGCAAGGGACCTTCAGGACACATATTATGTAGAATCAAAAAACCCGGTGGAATTTGAAAATCCAGAAATTCTTGATAAGGTTAAGAGGGTGCACGAACACGGATATGGGAAATATAGCGGATGGAATTATAAATGGTCTGAGGATGAAGCAAAGAAGTTAATTCTGAGGACACACACAACTGTCAATACAATAAGATACCTGTATAACCACAGGGATAAGCCACAGTATATATTCTCAATAGAAAAGGTATTCAGGCATGAGAGTGTGGACTGGAAACACCTTTCCGAGCTTTACCAGATTGAGGGAGCAGTATATGGCAGCGACGTAAACCTTTCAACCTTGAAGTGGCTTCTCACGGAATTTTATTCAAGATTAGGATTCAAAAATATAAGGCTTATACCATCTTATTATCCCTACACAGAGCCAAGCATGGATGTAGCAGTTGACATAAATGGAAAGGAAGTGGAACTGGGCGGCTCCGGAATATTCAGGCCTGAGGTTACAAAACCTATGGAGCTCAAGGAACCGGTTCTGGCATTCGGGCTTGGTCTTGAGAGGCTTGCCATGCTGTATTATAATTTTAACGATATAAGGGAAATATACAATAGCGATCTTGACTGGTTAAAAAATTATAAAATTAAATTTTAA
- a CDS encoding PINc/VapC family ATPase: protein MDYVPDTSVIVSGKFREYVAGKNDVRVILAEAMIAEIEHQANEGRSIGFTALEELKKLRELSDSGKIYIDIMGNRPMEWQIKNAHSGEIDNIIRNIALDNAATLVTGDHIQSIIASIKGINVIYIKGEEKDARDIQEFFDEYTSSVHLKAGMKPLIKTGKPGEVVLKELDYVVSNDELERIAYNIVQRGKFEDQSFIEMDMFGATVIQLKNLRIVITRPPFSDIMEITAVRPVVKTSIEDYKLDKRVMDRLQNKAYGILVAGSPGAGKSTFVTALAEYYASQNKIVKTMEKPRDLQVNDSITQYTTLEGDMEKTGDILLLVREDYTVFDEMRVTSDFKVYSDLRLAGVGMVGVVHSTRAVDAIQRFVGRIELGLIPQVVDTVLFIDGGKVSQVLTTDYQIKIPYGLNQEDLARPVIVIRDFLKNKPVSEIYTFGDQVVVIPVGDEKNGANPLFAIAAAKIREDMMKLLETDHVDVQIVSEGRVIIKVPDAKIPRLIGRKGETVTALEKSYGLKIDVDTLSDDVNVMQDALIEIKNKTIFIDVGSRNRPVKLYVDGIAMLSARSSAKGMIKLRINSDTGNTVYKYIKQGKKLQYMVMEESEPSSSHSR, encoded by the coding sequence GTGGATTACGTACCGGATACATCAGTAATAGTAAGCGGAAAATTCAGGGAATATGTAGCAGGAAAGAACGATGTAAGGGTTATACTTGCAGAGGCTATGATAGCTGAAATAGAGCACCAGGCAAATGAGGGGAGGTCAATAGGCTTCACAGCCCTTGAAGAGCTTAAGAAATTAAGGGAATTATCAGATTCAGGCAAAATTTACATAGATATCATGGGAAACCGCCCCATGGAATGGCAGATAAAAAATGCCCATAGTGGCGAAATTGACAATATAATTAGAAATATAGCACTGGACAATGCAGCTACACTTGTAACTGGAGACCACATACAGAGCATTATAGCATCTATAAAGGGAATAAATGTTATTTATATTAAAGGCGAGGAGAAAGATGCAAGGGACATCCAGGAATTTTTTGATGAATACACATCATCGGTCCATTTAAAAGCCGGGATGAAGCCACTTATAAAAACAGGCAAGCCTGGAGAAGTGGTATTAAAAGAACTGGACTATGTAGTATCAAACGATGAGCTTGAAAGAATAGCATATAACATTGTCCAGAGAGGCAAATTTGAAGACCAGTCCTTTATAGAAATGGATATGTTCGGAGCAACAGTTATCCAGCTGAAGAATCTCCGTATTGTCATAACAAGGCCACCGTTCTCAGATATAATGGAGATTACAGCAGTAAGGCCTGTTGTAAAAACCTCCATAGAGGATTATAAACTTGATAAAAGAGTGATGGACAGGCTTCAAAACAAGGCATATGGAATACTGGTTGCAGGTTCACCAGGAGCCGGGAAAAGTACATTTGTTACAGCACTGGCAGAATATTATGCCTCCCAGAACAAAATTGTCAAAACCATGGAAAAACCAAGGGATTTGCAGGTAAATGATAGCATAACACAGTATACAACGCTGGAAGGCGATATGGAAAAAACCGGAGATATACTTCTTCTTGTCAGGGAGGACTATACCGTATTTGATGAAATGCGTGTCACTTCAGATTTCAAGGTTTATTCAGACCTCAGGCTTGCCGGTGTTGGCATGGTTGGTGTTGTGCATTCTACCAGAGCTGTGGACGCTATCCAGAGATTTGTAGGCAGAATAGAACTCGGATTAATCCCCCAGGTGGTGGACACTGTCCTGTTTATAGACGGAGGGAAAGTATCGCAGGTACTTACAACAGATTACCAGATTAAAATACCATATGGGCTTAATCAGGAAGACCTTGCAAGGCCGGTAATAGTTATACGTGATTTTCTAAAAAACAAGCCTGTAAGTGAAATATATACATTCGGCGACCAGGTAGTTGTAATTCCTGTAGGTGACGAGAAAAACGGTGCAAATCCATTATTTGCCATTGCCGCAGCAAAAATAAGGGAAGATATGATGAAACTTCTTGAAACAGATCATGTGGATGTGCAGATCGTTTCAGAGGGAAGGGTTATAATAAAAGTTCCCGATGCAAAGATACCGAGATTAATTGGAAGAAAAGGCGAAACAGTTACTGCACTGGAAAAATCCTACGGGCTTAAGATAGATGTGGATACACTATCAGATGATGTAAATGTAATGCAGGATGCTTTAATTGAAATAAAGAACAAAACAATATTCATTGACGTGGGCTCAAGGAACAGGCCGGTAAAATTATATGTTGATGGCATTGCAATGCTTTCAGCCCGCAGTTCAGCCAAGGGAATGATAAAACTCAGGATAAATAGTGATACAGGAAATACGGTATATAAATACATAAAGCAGGGGAAGAAACTTCAGTATATGGTAATGGAGGAATCTGAACCATCATCTTCACATTCCAGATAA
- a CDS encoding DUF302 domain-containing protein, translated as MYSYEKTLNKSAEEVFGGLHKLLKEANWLIISYIDLKEIFSKMQKEIEPYYILDVCFPPAAAELVKDNEDIGAFIPCKVVLIQHGNTTKILMPKPSVLSKEYLDTDGKVAEKYETTLMGMLDKL; from the coding sequence ATGTATTCATACGAAAAAACTTTAAACAAAAGTGCTGAAGAAGTATTTGGGGGGCTCCACAAGCTTCTGAAGGAAGCAAACTGGCTAATTATTTCATACATTGATCTGAAGGAAATATTTTCCAAAATGCAGAAAGAAATAGAACCGTACTATATACTTGATGTATGTTTTCCACCGGCTGCAGCCGAACTTGTGAAGGATAATGAAGACATCGGCGCTTTTATTCCGTGCAAGGTTGTACTTATTCAACATGGGAATACCACAAAAATACTGATGCCTAAGCCATCTGTTCTTTCCAAAGAGTACCTTGATACAGATGGGAAGGTGGCAGAAAAATATGAAACCACGTTGATGGGCATGCTGGATAAATTATAA
- a CDS encoding oligosaccharide flippase family protein yields MIAKKSPMLVFGQVTNSLFGYIGLFFIIRFVGLQSWGYLSFSLAFIGVLSIIGDLGYGTAHLKYLSSGEYEEGVCTGTFLTIRTVQTLITISIVLGSLFIWINVLHRGFQSNVEIYAIILLLPYFFFARLKDVPIIYYNSKLKSARMSIPQITEAVVRNSLFIILGAVYILRIPGYNTVSAAILLAIIYSISYFIYFLLSVFLGRPWKVNRPSMELFKKYTKLAYPLALASIIGSVSGNIDKVLIEFYWHAVATGAFASLQRIASPITTFSGTISIFFIPLLMKSQGSSDKNFKTDISLFERIISIFILPLVIIFVVLRVYVANLWSAALIPYADILIFLTLAAYLVAINSAYSSSLVARGLTNKIGKITVIALIINISLDLLLIPPDVFEIRIFSLGVLGGAVSTFVAMLFETVAYRVTVIRAEKMKPDLRIFYQLLPILAQSMFLFGITSYIKIYSILLFIPVSVASVIVFLGVAVLSRQITLNQILEFIRALNPFSFGKQLHNE; encoded by the coding sequence TTGATTGCTAAAAAATCTCCGATGCTGGTTTTCGGCCAGGTTACAAATTCACTATTTGGATATATTGGCTTATTTTTTATTATTAGATTTGTAGGGCTGCAATCATGGGGATACCTCAGCTTTTCCCTGGCATTTATAGGTGTATTGAGCATTATCGGGGATCTGGGATATGGAACTGCACATCTGAAATACCTCTCATCCGGAGAATATGAAGAGGGTGTGTGTACCGGTACATTTTTGACAATAAGGACAGTACAGACTTTAATTACAATATCAATTGTCCTGGGGTCACTGTTTATCTGGATAAATGTTTTGCACAGGGGGTTCCAGAGCAATGTAGAAATATACGCTATAATACTTCTTCTTCCATATTTTTTCTTTGCACGGTTGAAGGATGTTCCCATCATATATTACAATTCTAAACTGAAATCTGCCCGTATGTCAATCCCCCAGATTACAGAAGCAGTGGTAAGGAATTCACTGTTTATAATCCTCGGCGCAGTATATATTCTCAGAATACCCGGTTATAATACAGTATCTGCAGCCATTTTACTGGCTATTATTTACAGTATTTCCTATTTTATCTATTTCCTGTTGTCTGTATTTCTAGGAAGACCGTGGAAAGTTAACAGGCCATCAATGGAACTCTTCAAGAAATACACAAAACTTGCATATCCCCTGGCACTGGCATCGATTATCGGGTCTGTAAGTGGAAACATAGATAAGGTTTTAATTGAATTTTACTGGCATGCTGTTGCAACAGGGGCATTTGCAAGCCTGCAGCGTATAGCCAGCCCAATTACAACCTTCTCAGGGACAATAAGCATATTTTTTATTCCACTGCTCATGAAAAGCCAGGGGTCCAGCGATAAAAACTTCAAAACAGATATTTCATTATTTGAAAGGATAATATCTATATTCATATTGCCACTGGTAATTATCTTCGTTGTTTTGAGGGTATATGTGGCGAATCTATGGTCTGCTGCCCTGATACCCTATGCCGACATACTGATATTTCTCACACTTGCAGCCTACCTTGTTGCAATAAATTCTGCTTATTCTTCAAGCCTCGTGGCCAGGGGACTCACTAATAAAATAGGAAAAATTACGGTAATCGCGCTCATAATCAACATCTCCCTGGATCTGCTACTTATACCTCCAGATGTGTTTGAAATACGTATCTTCTCACTTGGAGTCCTGGGCGGTGCTGTAAGCACTTTTGTTGCCATGCTGTTTGAGACCGTGGCTTACCGGGTTACTGTAATAAGGGCAGAAAAGATGAAACCTGATTTGAGGATATTTTACCAGTTATTGCCCATCCTGGCACAATCCATGTTCCTTTTCGGTATAACCAGTTACATAAAAATATACAGTATCCTCCTGTTTATCCCCGTTTCAGTAGCATCAGTTATTGTATTTTTGGGAGTCGCCGTACTGTCAAGGCAAATAACTCTTAACCAGATACTGGAATTTATAAGGGCTTTAAACCCATTTTCATTTGGAAAGCAGCTACATAATGAATAA
- the metG gene encoding methionine--tRNA ligase subunit beta, whose amino-acid sequence MEEISIDEFHKIDIRVGKVIECTKVEKSRNLLKIIVDLGDQQKQIISSISNCYSPEDMMGKQLVVINNLAPAKFMGLESQGMLLAVEDENGVSLLKPDREVSPGTKVH is encoded by the coding sequence ATGGAAGAGATAAGCATAGATGAATTCCATAAGATAGATATCAGAGTTGGAAAGGTAATAGAGTGCACAAAGGTCGAAAAATCAAGAAATCTATTGAAAATTATAGTTGACCTTGGAGACCAGCAAAAACAGATCATATCAAGCATTTCAAATTGCTATTCTCCAGAGGATATGATGGGAAAGCAGCTTGTTGTTATAAATAATTTAGCCCCTGCTAAATTCATGGGCCTGGAAAGCCAGGGCATGCTTCTTGCTGTAGAGGATGAAAATGGTGTCTCCCTGTTAAAGCCAGATCGGGAAGTTTCTCCTGGCACGAAGGTACATTAA
- a CDS encoding replication factor C large subunit, producing the protein MSLADDYRPSDLNSLLLSNEARQAMISWIDSWMNHSEVKNSLILWGQQGIGKTSAAYALASYAGLPVVEMNASEQRNKESMKKIALMASQYRNLFDDDARMPDKLILIDEADNIFESRSRSSGGDTGGMSELLEIIKNTKNPVIITMNDYYSFKSKNNAREIVSRSVEIEMTPYKRKNEVNYKIFTSGVHSVLKNIAIKENIHINDHEIDGIIRSNEPDIRAMINDLYLYSSRENDYGENSRDKSESIYYLTSDTFRGNDYDTIISALYKMDEDTDFYMKWIDENIPYEYTDPVDLKNTYDLISIADIYYGNRFKNFSLASYGMEITAGISVKAKNRNDHYVKYNFPSFIKKMAMRKKNFELYNTINFAGRMGAISHTSTATISGNMWFYHIMKQKDRKLYSFLSTLLGITEKQTHSAK; encoded by the coding sequence ATGTCACTTGCCGATGATTACCGCCCATCCGATTTAAATAGCCTGCTGTTAAGCAATGAAGCAAGGCAAGCCATGATTTCATGGATCGATTCCTGGATGAACCATTCAGAAGTCAAAAACTCACTGATACTGTGGGGCCAGCAGGGAATAGGAAAAACCAGTGCAGCATATGCACTTGCCAGTTACGCCGGGCTTCCTGTGGTTGAAATGAACGCATCTGAACAGAGGAATAAGGAAAGCATGAAAAAGATTGCATTAATGGCATCACAATACAGGAATCTTTTTGATGATGACGCCAGAATGCCCGATAAACTCATACTCATAGATGAAGCAGACAACATATTTGAATCCAGAAGCAGGTCCTCGGGTGGTGATACAGGAGGCATGTCAGAGCTTCTTGAAATCATAAAAAACACAAAAAATCCGGTTATAATTACAATGAACGATTACTATTCTTTTAAATCTAAAAATAATGCAAGGGAAATAGTTTCCAGATCGGTAGAAATAGAAATGACCCCATATAAAAGAAAAAATGAGGTAAACTATAAAATATTCACTTCAGGCGTGCACAGTGTCCTGAAAAATATAGCTATAAAGGAAAATATACATATAAATGACCATGAGATTGATGGGATTATAAGGTCAAATGAGCCTGATATTAGAGCCATGATAAACGACCTTTACCTCTACAGTTCACGTGAAAACGATTACGGGGAGAATAGCAGGGACAAATCAGAATCAATCTATTACCTCACATCAGATACATTCAGGGGAAATGATTACGATACGATTATATCAGCTCTGTATAAAATGGATGAAGATACTGATTTTTATATGAAGTGGATTGATGAAAATATTCCATATGAGTATACAGACCCGGTAGACCTGAAGAATACATATGACCTGATTTCAATAGCAGATATCTATTATGGGAACAGGTTCAAAAATTTCTCACTTGCCAGTTACGGCATGGAAATTACAGCCGGCATATCAGTGAAAGCAAAAAACAGGAATGACCATTATGTGAAATACAATTTTCCATCATTTATCAAGAAAATGGCTATGAGGAAAAAGAATTTTGAACTTTACAATACAATTAATTTTGCAGGAAGGATGGGGGCAATTTCCCATACATCAACGGCTACAATATCTGGCAATATGTGGTTTTACCATATAATGAAACAGAAGGATAGAAAATTATATTCATTTTTATCCACACTGCTTGGAATAACTGAAAAACAAACACACAGCGCTAAATAA
- a CDS encoding 50S ribosomal protein L15e, with translation METSYSLIRNEWKHLKKSSIYGLQKERMISWRRGNSIERVDRPTRLDKARNVGYKAKEGYIVVRARVRRGGQHKPKIMGGRRPRRLAYTKMTLKKNIQVIAEERVADKYPNTEVLNSYYVGEDGLYKYYEVILVDKATPAIYNDSKISWIVEPQNKGRAYRGLTSAAYKNRGLGHGRLGSDKSRPSIRANGRLRK, from the coding sequence ATGGAAACTTCATACAGCTTAATTAGAAATGAATGGAAGCATTTAAAAAAATCAAGTATATACGGCTTACAGAAAGAAAGAATGATATCCTGGAGAAGGGGAAATTCCATTGAGAGAGTGGATCGCCCTACAAGGCTGGATAAGGCTAGAAACGTCGGATATAAGGCAAAGGAAGGCTATATAGTGGTAAGGGCAAGAGTAAGGAGAGGCGGACAGCACAAGCCCAAGATAATGGGAGGCAGGAGGCCAAGGAGACTTGCATATACCAAGATGACATTAAAGAAAAACATACAGGTAATTGCCGAGGAGCGTGTAGCTGATAAGTACCCTAATACCGAAGTGCTTAATTCATATTATGTGGGCGAGGATGGACTTTACAAATACTATGAAGTTATACTTGTAGATAAAGCCACACCGGCAATATACAATGATAGCAAAATTTCATGGATAGTTGAGCCACAGAATAAGGGCCGTGCTTACCGTGGCCTCACATCAGCAGCTTATAAGAACAGAGGGCTGGGACATGGGAGACTGGGAAGTGACAAGAGCAGACCTTCTATACGGGCAAATGGAAGACTGAGGAAATAA
- a CDS encoding GNAT family N-acetyltransferase translates to MQVRPYRKSDFHGVSIIEKMAFGDEAYSNFMLKGILNSINGFTYVLDDGSKLHGYATMGPLNEQAIDIESIGVLPEDQDMGYGSMLITAIEAEARARGYSIIILEVREKNDHAIKFYKAHGYETFELINGYYSMPFNGSRNAYRMRKNI, encoded by the coding sequence ATGCAGGTAAGGCCATACAGGAAGTCTGATTTCCATGGTGTATCAATTATAGAGAAAATGGCATTTGGAGACGAGGCATATTCCAATTTTATGCTTAAAGGCATTTTAAATAGCATTAATGGTTTTACATATGTCCTTGATGACGGTTCAAAACTCCATGGGTACGCAACAATGGGGCCCTTAAATGAACAGGCAATAGATATAGAAAGTATAGGGGTTCTTCCGGAAGACCAGGATATGGGATACGGAAGTATGCTGATTACTGCAATAGAAGCAGAAGCCAGAGCGAGAGGATATTCTATTATTATACTCGAAGTGAGGGAGAAAAACGATCATGCAATTAAATTCTATAAAGCCCACGGGTATGAAACATTTGAGTTAATTAATGGGTATTACAGTATGCCGTTCAATGGTTCAAGAAATGCTTACAGGATGAGAAAAAATATATAA
- a CDS encoding helix-turn-helix transcriptional regulator has protein sequence MSVKNNNFKIIIIIAIYATISSIIASSVMIVIELLGLKILLLYIISYAIIMATDIAILYYAIEIIMERYTKMLKIINEPVANAPRPGVERKAIELTDSESAIVSILEKNNGRIMQNSLTGKTGYSAPTISRILTTLEEKGVIDRRRHGMTNEISLKER, from the coding sequence ATGTCTGTTAAAAATAATAATTTTAAGATAATAATAATTATTGCAATATATGCCACGATATCTTCAATCATTGCCAGCTCAGTAATGATAGTCATTGAACTACTCGGGCTTAAAATTCTGCTACTCTATATAATTTCATATGCTATAATTATGGCAACAGATATCGCCATTCTTTATTATGCGATAGAGATCATAATGGAAAGATACACTAAAATGCTCAAAATTATCAATGAACCGGTAGCAAATGCACCCAGACCCGGTGTTGAAAGAAAAGCTATAGAGTTAACAGATTCTGAAAGCGCAATTGTATCCATACTTGAGAAGAATAATGGCAGAATAATGCAGAACTCATTAACAGGCAAAACAGGCTATTCAGCTCCAACAATATCGAGAATTTTAACCACTTTAGAAGAAAAGGGTGTAATAGATCGTAGAAGGCATGGCATGACAAATGAAATATCTCTTAAAGAAAGGTGA
- a CDS encoding SHOCT domain-containing protein, with amino-acid sequence MHGNKKIIWLIIGLAIFVVALSMVSFFLYGRPDIATRYSGVYPSATGFPGRFAFIIMPVMAIISILILILFVRFIMRMAGGSSCRRDMIYDNSEAILRERYAKGEISEEEYKTRLNNLKNH; translated from the coding sequence ATGCATGGAAACAAAAAAATAATCTGGCTAATAATAGGGCTGGCAATATTTGTAGTGGCACTGAGTATGGTGTCTTTCTTCCTGTACGGGAGGCCGGACATAGCGACTCGTTATTCAGGAGTCTATCCATCAGCAACTGGATTTCCCGGCAGGTTCGCATTTATAATCATGCCCGTGATGGCAATTATATCTATATTAATCCTTATACTTTTTGTAAGGTTTATTATGAGAATGGCCGGTGGAAGCTCATGCCGCAGGGATATGATATATGACAACTCTGAAGCAATATTGAGAGAAAGATATGCAAAGGGCGAGATATCAGAGGAGGAATATAAAACAAGGCTGAACAATCTGAAAAACCATTGA
- a CDS encoding ATP-binding protein yields MTETKIDHVSLLIRKAIEEESSGNKNEAAKTYKAAYKEVLEIASRSTGKIKQKRLEQAANLKKIYESIGGEAVEEDRISEGKKILGTLNIEPPEIPKVTFQDVAGLENVKTEIMSKIIYPMRYKELSQEYNIEFSGGMLLYGPPGTGKTFIVKAIANEVKANFINVNPSTLYSQWFGQFEKNISLLFRAAYLLSPSILFFDEIDTLVPKRSGSESDAARRGVSQLLTEVGGLTSQKDRNVFIIAATNNPWGIDEAIMRPGRFDVKIYIPPPDYESRKKIFQLKLSEVKHIDHIDYDELANKTERYSGADIEFICKKAVQNVFMEVIKTGNKIDVSTDDLLEVISQIRPSIDAGLLRKYQDYILNL; encoded by the coding sequence ATGACTGAAACAAAAATTGACCATGTAAGCCTTCTGATTAGAAAAGCAATTGAGGAGGAATCCTCAGGGAATAAAAATGAAGCAGCCAAAACTTATAAGGCAGCATATAAGGAGGTTCTGGAAATAGCTTCCAGGTCAACGGGAAAAATAAAACAGAAAAGGCTGGAGCAGGCAGCCAACCTTAAAAAAATATATGAATCCATAGGTGGAGAAGCTGTTGAGGAGGACAGGATTTCTGAGGGGAAAAAGATACTTGGGACATTGAATATAGAGCCACCTGAGATTCCAAAAGTTACATTTCAGGATGTTGCTGGATTAGAAAATGTAAAAACAGAGATTATGTCAAAGATAATATACCCTATGCGGTATAAAGAGCTATCACAGGAATATAATATTGAATTCAGCGGCGGCATGCTTCTTTATGGCCCACCAGGCACCGGAAAAACCTTCATCGTTAAGGCTATTGCGAATGAAGTAAAAGCCAATTTTATAAATGTAAATCCATCAACACTTTACAGCCAGTGGTTCGGCCAGTTTGAGAAAAATATTTCCCTCCTTTTCCGTGCTGCCTATCTATTATCACCATCCATATTATTTTTTGATGAGATCGATACGCTGGTGCCAAAGAGGTCAGGCTCAGAATCTGATGCTGCCAGGAGAGGTGTTTCACAGCTTCTCACCGAAGTTGGCGGGTTAACATCCCAGAAAGACAGAAACGTATTTATCATAGCCGCAACGAATAATCCCTGGGGAATCGATGAGGCAATTATGAGGCCAGGAAGATTTGATGTAAAGATATATATTCCACCACCGGACTATGAATCAAGAAAGAAAATTTTCCAGTTGAAGCTTTCAGAGGTTAAGCACATAGACCATATTGATTATGATGAACTTGCAAATAAAACAGAGAGGTATTCTGGAGCTGATATAGAATTTATATGCAAGAAAGCTGTACAGAATGTATTTATGGAAGTAATAAAAACAGGCAATAAAATTGATGTGTCCACAGATGATTTGCTGGAAGTCATTTCACAGATACGGCCATCCATAGATGCAGGGCTTCTTAGAAAATACCAGGATTATATCTTAAATCTGTAA